The following proteins are co-located in the Candidatus Lokiarchaeota archaeon genome:
- a CDS encoding ArsR family transcriptional regulator: protein MAKKSNAPPMKDLKVIEDAKTIKLLFEPTRANIVFKYLTKDAMTVKQLADALDKNPGTILHHIDKLKEAGLIVEDYTEPTATGIVQRYYRATAREYRLGISGMMQTDGGVAEFAKERLRSMVRSLSVYGIDIPEDEYSDATELLRRLIERENEVSSALPIVDEVKYGELSRSLRNDASRIMRRFALEEDSQYKERRKTWHAFLRKYTTNDVIDNE, encoded by the coding sequence ATGGCGAAGAAAAGCAATGCACCACCCATGAAGGACCTGAAGGTTATCGAAGATGCAAAGACGATCAAGCTGCTCTTTGAACCGACCAGAGCGAACATCGTCTTCAAGTATCTGACAAAGGACGCTATGACGGTTAAACAGTTGGCTGATGCGCTCGATAAGAATCCCGGAACAATACTTCACCACATTGACAAGCTGAAGGAAGCGGGCTTAATTGTTGAGGATTACACAGAGCCAACAGCGACCGGAATAGTGCAACGCTACTACCGTGCTACTGCTAGGGAATATCGCCTTGGTATCAGCGGAATGATGCAAACTGATGGTGGAGTCGCTGAGTTTGCGAAAGAACGCCTACGATCCATGGTTCGGAGTCTCTCTGTTTATGGGATAGATATTCCCGAAGATGAGTACTCTGATGCAACCGAATTGTTGAGACGTTTGATTGAGCGGGAAAATGAAGTTAGTTCAGCCTTGCCCATTGTGGACGAGGTGAAGTACGGGGAGCTTTCACGTTCCCTTCGCAACGACGCATCGCGAATCATGCGTCGATTTGCGCTAGAAGAAGATTCGCAATACAAAGAACGCAGGAAAACATGGCATGCGTTTCTGCGTAAATACACAACAAATGATGTGATTGACAATGAGTAA